CTCTGTGATTTGACTAATGCCACCCTTTTAGACGAACTATTTATTAGTAAAAACAATTTTGGGGGTATGTTACCTCAATGCATTGTTAACTTATCTTCTCATCTGGAATACTTCTATGTCAATTTCAATAAAATAACAGGAAGTATTCCAAATGGGATTGGAAATCTGGTTAACTTGCAAGGCCTAGTTCTGTCAGCAAACCATTTTTCAGGTCAAATTCCCTCTGAAGTTGGGAAGCTTCAGAAGTTAGTTGCAATAGATTTATCTATGAACTCTTTCTCTGGGAGTATTCCTTCCACTTTTGGAAATTTAAGTTGGTTATCTGAATTGGATTTAAATGGAAACAAACTTCATGGCAGTATCCCCTCATCTCTAGCAGAGTGTCATGATTTGGCATCCTTGTTTCTTGGTCAGAACAATCTCAGTGGTTCGATTTCCCAAGTAGTCATTGGTCTGTCCTCTTATACTGAGTTTGATTTATCTCAAAATCATTTCACTGGTTCCATTCCAAAGGAAATAGGAAATTTGATAAATCTGGAGTACTTGGATGTTTCTGGAAACATGTTATCTGGTGAAATTCCAGCAAGTCTTGGTAGCTGTATAAAAGTAGAATACCTAAACATGCGAGGAAACTTCTTCGAAGGGACAATTCCATCATCTTTGGGCTCTCTAAGAGGTCTTAAAGAGTTTTATATTTCTAAGAACAACTTATCAGGCCTCATTCCAGAATTCTTGGAGCATTTTGAGTTCCTGCAAACATTGGATTTGTCTTGTAACAATTTGGAAGGCATGGTACCAGTGAAAAGTGTCTTTGAAAATGCAACAGCCACATCATTGAAAGGAAATCATAAGCTTTGTGGGGGCATACCTGAGTTTCAGTTGCCGAAATGTGAATTTGGACATCCCAAGAAGAGAGGATTGAGCCTAACCTTGAAGGTGATAATCTGTCTCGTTTGTGGGCTTCTGGGAGTCTCTTGCGCTCTGTCATTTTGGTACCTTCTTTGCTCAAGGAGGAAAACAGTGGTGCATACTGCAAGCGATTCAGAAAACTTTCTTAAGGTGTCTTACCAAAGTCTTTTGAAAGCTACTGATGGATTCTCAGCTGCTAACTTGTTAGGCATGGGCAGTTTTGGATCAGTTTATAAAGGAGTTCTTGAGCAAGGTCAAACAACTGTTGCTGTCAAAGTTCTGAACCTAGTTCATCGTGGAGCTTCCAAAAGTTTCTTTGCTGAGTGTGAGGCATTGAAAAACATTAGACACCGTAATCTTTTGAAGCTACTCTCTGCATGTTCGAGTTTTGATTTTGAAGGTTGGGATTTCAAGGCCTTAATCTATGAGTTCATGGCTAATGGAAGCTTAGAGGAATGGTTGCATCCAACTCAGACAGTTGCTGAGGCAATAGAGAGACCAAGGAGCTTGAGTTTTTCTCAAAGGTTGACCATTGTAATTGATGTTTCTTTGGCGTTGGATTATCTCCATCATCATAGTTGGACACTGATAGTTCATTGTGACATCAAGCCAAGCAATGTCCTCCTCAATGATGATATGGTTGCACATGTTAGTGATTTTGGGTTGGTAAGGTTCCTTCCTAGAACTTCTGGTAATCAATCTAGCTCGCTGGAGTGAAAGGAACAGTTGGTTATGCTCCTCCAGGTGAGTATATATATTTTTTTCCAATACTTCCTTCGAAAACTTGACTGTAAAATTTATAATATGGTGTGGTAATCGAATTGTCAATTGTGAAAAGGCAGAATATGGAACGGGACATGAAGTTTGGACACAAGGTGATGTGTACAGTTATGGTATCCTCCTACTGGAAATGTTCACAGGAAAACGGCCAACAGACGACAAGTTCGAAGGAACTTCAAACCTTCATAACTTTGTGAAGGCAGCTCTGGCTGAGCATGTTATTGAAATTGTGGATCCTGTTCTTGTTGAAGAAAAACCAGAAGGGGAGATCATTGAGGACAAGTTTTTTTTTTGAGGATAGCATAAGGCCTCACATCAAAATCGAAGAAAGCTTGACTTCAATATTAGAAATTGGTGTGGCTTGCTCGGCAGAGCTTCCTAGAGAACGTCCAGACATTAGTGATGTTGTTTGTGAGCTGTACAGGATCAGAAACAAACTAGGTTTGAGCAAATAGAATATGGAATCGAGGCATGCTGTTAATAATCAATAATCCACACATAGTATGTGTGTAGTATTATATTATTTCGTTAGAATGACAATAGTATGTGTGTAGTATTATATTATTTCGTTAGAATGACAACTACACTGTTTGCTTTTCATATATTTAACTGTCTACGCAATGGAGAAGCTTTCCTGTTTAATTTTCTAATATTGGTTAAACGGAGGCATTTTCTTATCAAGTTCCATTTATGTGTGAGATTCTATATTTGCCTGTTGGGTATACTTTTGCATTCCTTTCTTATACTACTGACCGTCCTAATTGTTTGGTTTTTTTGGTAGCTTCACTAGCATGGTTGCTGAGATTCATGTCATGGATCTAGTGGCAGATACAGTGGCTTCTTCTTTTCATGGATGGTTGAACTTTGGAGTATGGTGGGTGATGCTGCTTAGGTGTTCGCAGGTATGTCGTGATGGCTTTTTAAGCAAAATTTATAATAGGTAGCAGTTGATTTTTCAAATATACAAATTTCTTTTCCCCTGCGTAGTAGGTAGTGTGTGTGTTTGTACAGGTGTTTATAGTCGAGTGTTTACAAATCTTTGAGATTACCATAACCAATATTAGAGTAACACTAACATGCCAAAATCAATTCTTGGGAATGAACTCTGAAATAGACTCCTGATGCAGATCAGTACTAGTTAAACATTGCTATTGATGTTTCAATGGCGTTGGATTATCTCCATCATCACTGTGAGTCACCAATAGTTCACAATGACCTCAAGCCGAGCAATGTTCTTCTCAATGATGATATGGTTGGTCATGTTGGTGATTTTGGGTTGGCAAGATTCCTTCCCAGGCCTTCTGGTAGTCAATCAAGCTCCGTTGGAGTAAAAGGAACCATTGGTTATGCTCCTCCAGGTTAATTCTATTTTCCGACGATTCCTTATAATTTTGTCTATCTTGTATCAAAAGCGTAATAGCTTTAAAGTACATCAATCTAATAACATTGAATTAAATTGTTTGTATGCAGAGTATGGCATGGGGAATGAAGTTTCAATACATGGTGACGTGTACAGTTATGGCATCCTTCTGCTAGAAATGTTCACCGGAAAAAGGCCAACAGACAACATGTTTCAAGGATCTTTAAACCTTCACAACTTGGTAAAGGCGGCCTTGCCTGCGCAAGTGGTAGATATTGTAGATCCAACTCTTGTTCAAGAAAATGTTGATGACGGCATCATTGCAGAAAATCATGCTAATGAGGACAGCACAAGTGTTTTCAGAGAACTTCAAGGAAGTTTGATTTCCATTTTAGAAGTTGGAGTTGCTTGTTCAGCAGAGTTGCCTAGAGAAAGGCTGGACATTAGTGATGCTATGGCTAAGATGTGTCGGATAAGAAGCAGCCTTCCAGGAAACAGAGATTAGTTGTTCTTTTTTGTAACTAGTCAGTGCCTAATTAGGCCTTCAGTCAATAATAACGAACTACCTCAGGTATTTCAGAGAAAAACTTGTCTGCAATATTTGTGTCATTGTCAGAAATCACCTTTTCCTCTTGATGGTGCATCTTGTTCCAACTTTCACCTATTTTTTTTATTTAGCAGAGTTTGTTCTAATAAACTTCACACCAGTCAAGTATCAGTAACAATGGAAATAGTTCTCAAGTCTTTTCTGTCATTTACAATATGGTCTGCTTGCTACTAGACAATTGTCAATTAATAGACTTGGACCACAAGGCATGCCTTGGAGAAATGTGAATATATATCCTGGACTAATAAGTGATCAGCTGAAAGTTTGAGCCGATCATAGCGGAAATTGCACCATATAGGCAATTTTCCAACAGATTAACTTAGACTTATATTGTAGCATTGAACAACTGATTTCATTTCTGAAAATTGGAGTTGCTTCTCTGCAGATCTGCCTTGACAATGGTTGGCCATTAATGATGATATTGCTGAGGAGTGCCTAACAAGAAAGAGTTAACAATGACCTCAAGCCGAGCAATGTTCTTCTCAATGATGGCATGGTCGGACATGTTGGTGATTTTGGATTGGTAAGATTACTTCCCAGGACTTCAAGGGATCAATCAAGCTCCGTCGGAGTAAAAGGAACTGTTGGTTATGCTCCTCCGGGTGACTACTTTTTTTACTTTCCCTAACTTATTCTTATTCCTATTCCTATTTAACAGTTTGAAACAGGAAATCATTACTTACAATACACTATTTTGATCATGCAGAGTATGGAATGGGAAATGAAGTTTGGACACAAGGTGATGTGTACAGTTATGGCATCCTTCTGCTGGAAATGTTCACAGGAAGAAGACCAACAGATAACATGTTCGAGGGACCTTCAAACCTTCATAGCTTTGTCAAGGAAGCTCTGCCGAGAGAAATAATAAACATCATTGCTCCTGTTCTAGTTTTAGATAATACTGAAGCAGAGATTGGCACAAAAAGTCATACTAGCGAGCATAGCACAAAGACATGGGTCAAAATTGAAGAAAGCCTGATTTGTATATTCGAAGTAGGTGTTGCTTGTTCTGCAGAGTTTCCTAGAGAACGCTTGGATATTAGCGTTGTTGTGGCTGAGATGTGTCGAGTACAAAACAAGTTAACTTCAAGCAAATAAAACTTGTGATTAGCTGCACTGCGCTGCCAACCTAAGCTAATAAGCTGATGGGAGTTGAGATACACCATGTGGTCATCCTCTTTGTTTCTGAGCTTTCTTCTGCTGTTAGAATTTTATCTAGAATTTCTATTAGGAGCCTCAGTTTGTCTTGTTTTTACAAGTGTTTCCTTGTATCTAGAATAACATCCTCTGCATTTTACAATGAGTTTGTACATAATGAATTCCTTCCTTGTATATCCAGAGTAACAGTATGCTCAACTGGATTTAAAATGAGGTAATTTCCTTGTGTCAAATCCATGTGATAATTACTGAAGTTAATGTCAAAATATATAAACCTTGGCGTTGGAAGATGGTTACTCCTTTCAAAGAAGGCCACAAATTTTCCATCCAAGTGTACTGCTTTCTCTTTCCAGATCTTATATTTGCAACCCAATGCAAAGGGAACTCACAGGACGGACCTCAACTTAATCTGTAAGCTGTATTCTTGGATTACAAGCTACAAGTAGACTTGACAAATGCCAATTGGTTTTTTTGTTTTGTAATGTAGACTTGACCAAATGCAGATCTGACAAAACTTGGTTATGATTTGATGAAATGGTTATGGTTGGAAATTGGCACTAGCCATCAGAATATGTTCATGCAGAGTCTATTGGTGGGGTTTAGCGATTGGGACTTCCCTGTCATAGTCCTAGAACTTTGATTCATCTTTTAATCCCACCTATGAGACAACAGTTTGGGTAAAAATGTGAATAATTTCTTCACCATTTCAGTAATCTCAATAATTCAAATCTTTTTTTTTTTTTTTTTTTGTAGAAGAAAACGAAGAGGTTGGACTTCCTTGTTACAATGGAATTGAGAACTTCATTTTATAAACGAAGAGGAACAGAGAGACTAAATCTGGATAGCTACAAATAAAGATGGCTATATTTAGTCTTGATTGCAGCTTCACCAAGGTTTTTTGAATTCCAAGGTCTGGAACTACCACAGTACCACATGCAGGTGGTTTAGTAACTCTCAAGTGTGGAACTCTCACACCCCTATTCCAATCCTTCCCACGTTGATTTGAGTTTAACTATCAATCTATTCTTAATGATCGAGGACTCAAGGAGAAGAAGCGTTTTGACATTAACCCCATCACGGATCAATCTCTAAGCCTAGAAAGTCTTTGAGAATACCGTGCGAGATAGATAAAAAGAAAATTCCACGGTGGAGGAACTCCACATCACAATTAAATGCTCATTGGGAGTTTGGGACTCATTTCCTTCAATCAATGCCGCTAATCCTCTCTTTCATATTCAGGTTCACAGTCTTCGTCCATGTCAACTAATGGCATATGCATGACGGCAACTATGTAGACGACACTTTGTAACACTAGAGCGAGTCATCAGCAGTTAATGCGGAGCCTCTCAACCTCTTCCATACACCTTTGATACTTGACTTTATTACTACAGGATCTGGCTCGTTAGTAGCCTATATATTTCCCAAGCTTCTTAGCCAAATTCAGCTTCACAAAACAGATATCATGGGGAATTACAAGTTCATTTCAGTACTTGAAGTACTCTTGACCTTTTTTTTCATGAAAGGCTTTGCTCTCACAGGAAATGAAACAGATCGACTGGCCTTGCTTGAAGTCAAGGCTAGGATAACCAGTGACCCTCTTGGTGTCACTACTTCATGGAATGACACCATCCACTTTTGCCATTGGCATGGTGTTACATGTGGTCGCCACCACCAGAGGGTCACAGAGTTAAACCTGTCATCCTTGAAACTTGCAGGCTCTATATCGCCGCATGTTGGAAATTTGAGTTTTCTAAAAGTCATGCATCTCCAAAACAATAGCTTCAGCAATGAAATCTCTCCTGAAATTGGCCGTCTCCACAGACTGCAAGATTTGCACTTGGGGAACAACTCACTCAGCGGTGAAATACCCTCCAACTTGTCAGCTTGCACTCAACTCTTCACAATTCGTGTTGGTTACAATTTGCTAGTAGGAAAAATTCCTCAAGGGTTTGGCACCTTGTCAAAGCTGATATTTCTTCGGATTGAGCACAATAATCTTACAGGAAGTCTTCCTCACTCTTTTAGTAACTTATCATCTCTTCAAGAGCTTGATGCATCTTACAATAATTTGAGTGGGAGTATTCCTGATATGTTTGGCCAACTGACCAATCTTAAATGGTTTATACTCGAATTCAATGGATTGTCTGGTAAGATCCCTCCCTCATTCTTCAATCTCTCTTCAATAACAGACATTGCTGTTATATACAATAATCTTGAGGGCAGTTTTCCCTCAAACTTGGGCGTAACGTTACCAAGTCTCCAGTGGTTTGGTGTTGATTATAACCAGTTTAGTGGAACTATTCCTGTTTCATTATCTAATGCCTCCAACCTAGTTTATCTTGCAACGGGAGGAAACCAACTACGAGGTGGAGTTCCTTCTTTGGGAAAATCACATAAGCTTGAACAAATAATTCTTTCCAACAATAATCTTGGAAATGAGGGTGCCAGTGACTCTAGCTTTCTCTGTGATTTGATTAATGCCACAAATTTAGCTGCAGTGGAATATGAAACTCAACACTTTTGGGGGTACATTACCACAATGCCTAGCTAACTTATCTTCTTCTCTTGTATACTTCTCTGCAGCTGCCAATAATATATATGGACCTCTCCCAATTGGGTTCGGAAATCTGGCAAACCTTGAGGGTCTATGGCTGAATTATAACAAATTCTCAGGTCACATCCCTCTTGATTTAGGAAAGCTTGGACAGTTGAGTGGATTATATATGAGTAGGAACTCATTCACCGGGATTGTCCCCTCATCGTTTGGAAATTTAAGTCAGTTAACTGAGTTGTTTTTAGAAGACAACAAACTTCAAGGCAATATCCCTTCAAGTTTAGCTCAGTGTCAAAATTTGATGACTTTGTCTCTCTACTCTAACAACTTAAGTGGTATCATCCCCCCAGAAGTACTTGGTTTGGCTTCTTCATATCTTAAGTTGGATTTCTCTCAAAATCATTTCACCGGATCCCTCCCAAAGGAAGTCGGAAATTTGATAAATCTCGAGTATTTAGATGTTTCCGATAACATACTATTGGGTGAAATTCCGGGTACCCTCGGAAGTTGTCTGAAAATAGAATATCTTAACATGCAAGGAAACTCCTTACAAGGGCCAATTCCGTCCTCTTTGGCTTCTCTAAGAGGCATTGAAGAATTGTATCTCTCTAGAAACAACTTGTCAGGTACATCTTGTCAATTCCATCCTCTTTGCCTTTGTTTTGTTTGGTTGATGAGACTGTATTTGTTGTTCCTTTTGTTCTTTTAATAAATTCCCAAGTACAAAAAATAAAAACTTGTCAGGTACAATTCCGGAATTTCTGGAGCATTTTGTATTCCTGCATGCTTTGAATCTCTCTTATAACAATTTGGAGGGAAGGGCACCAACTGAAGGTGTGTTCAAGAATGCCACTAGTACATCTATGAAAGGAAACATCAGACTTTGTGGCGGCATACCCGAGTTTCAGTTGCCACCATGCAAAGTTCAACATCCCAAACGGCGAGGACTGAGCGAAACCTTCAAGCTGATACTATCTCTAGTTTGTGGAATTCTTGGAATCACCTTTGCTCTAGTGTTTTTGTACCTGGGTTGCCTACGGAAGGAGAGAAAGCAGCAAAGTACTCCAAGTGATTCAGCAAAGTTTCTCAATGTTTCCTACCAATTACTTCTTAAAGCTACCAATGGATTTTCTTCTGCGAACTTAATTGGTGCAGGCAGCTTCGGGTCTGTGTATAAAGGAGTGCTCGACCAAGGTGAGACAACAATTGCGGTCAAAGTACTCAACCTTGTTCATCGCGGAGCTTCCAAAAGTTTTGCAGCTGAGTGTGAGGCCCTGAAAAACCTTAGACACCGCAACCTTTTGAAGGTACTGTCTGCATGTTCAGGTTTTGACTATAAGGGTGATGATTTCAAGGCATTAGTATACGAGTTCATGGTTAACGGAAGCTTAGAGGAATGGCTGCATGTACCTCAGAGAATTGAATTGACAAATGAAAGACCATCGAGTTTAATGCTCTCTGAGAGGTTGAACATTGCAATTGACGTTTCTATGGCCTTGGATTATCTCCATAATCATTGTGAAACGCCAATAGTGCACTGTGACCTCAAGCCGAGCAATGTTCTTCTAGACGATGATATGGTCGGGCATGTTGGTGATTTTGGGTTGGTAAGATTCCTTCCCAGAAATTCTGGAAATCAATCAAGCTCTGTTGGTGTTAAAGGAACAATTGGTTATGCTCCTCCAGGTGAAAACTTTCTTTCATTTTCCCTCAATTATTCCCAGTCTTGATTTTATAGATTGAAGCTACAAAGTTGTAACTAGAACATGGTGTTCTGAATTGTATATTGCAGAGTACGGTATGGGAAATGAAGTTTGGACAGGAGATGTATACAGTTTTGGCATCCTGCTGTTGGAAATGTTCACAGGAAAAAGACCGACGGATAACATGTTCCAGGAAACTTTGAACCTTCATAACTTTGTCAAGGAAGCTTTGCCTAGGCGAGTGGGAGAGATTGTTGATCATGTTCTAGTTCCACATCGCATTGAAGCAGGGAGTAGCGACTGGGTCAAAATTGAAGCCAGCTTGATTTCAATTTTAGAAGTTGGTGTTGCTTGTTCTGCAGAGTTGCCTAGAGAACGGATGGCCATTACCGATGCTATGGCTGAGATGTGTCGGATAAGAAACAAACTTCATGGAAACAAGTTGTGAATACTTTATCTTGTGCAGCTAAGTTAAGCCAACGGGAGGTTGCAATGGCTGCAGATATTCATGATGGCTTGCATTCCAAACTACTGGTGTTTCATTCTGGTTGCCTGTTGTAACTTAAATCTTTGTCTTTATGGCTAGATTCTAGGACCGACAGTTGTTTTCGTCCTTGTTTCTTTTCTTTTCGATTTGTTTCAAATTTGGTTTTGGTGTGGTACTCACTACTCGCTGGGTGTCAGCCCCGTGTTTGTCTTTTATCCTCTTGTTTTTCTAATGAAATTGATATAGTCAATGTTTTACAGAACATTAATATTTCCTTGGATTCATAATTACCTAATAGGTTTGGAAGTAACATAAAAGTGGTCACCCTGACGGTTTGAAATCGGAATTTTGAGTTCCATAAGGGTAGAGAGGCCTGTTGCATGTTCTAGATTTGGTCTATGAAGCTGTTAACGAACTCAAATAACCTACCTCCCGCCCATAGCCACTGAAACTTGAAACACAAAACAACTGGGCAGTTTTCTTGAAAAAGTAGAGTATTTCTATTTCTAATTCTTATAGTAATTATTATTTTTTTGATATTTTTATCCCTAATAGTTAACAACTTATCCAAGATTATTTAATATTTCAAGGTTATTGAGGTAAAAAATTTGGCAAGGATTGATTGACAAAGGTTCTTAGGAGAACTCCTAGTAGATTTGCAGCGACTTCAACTTGGAATACCTTTTCCACATTTTTTTGACCCAAAAACAAAAGATGCATAAAAGAGAAATGAGGAATGAATG
Above is a window of Fragaria vesca subsp. vesca linkage group LG7, FraVesHawaii_1.0, whole genome shotgun sequence DNA encoding:
- the LOC101296246 gene encoding probable LRR receptor-like serine/threonine-protein kinase At3g47570-like: MGNYKFISVLEVLLTFFFMKGFALTGNETDRLALLEVKARITSDPLGVTTSWNDTIHFCHWHGVTCGRHHQRVTELNLSSLKLAGSISPHVGNLSFLKVMHLQNNSFSNEISPEIGRLHRLQDLHLGNNSLSGEIPSNLSACTQLFTIRVGYNLLVGKIPQGFGTLSKLIFLRIEHNNLTGSLPHSFSNLSSLQELDASYNNLSGSIPDMFGQLTNLKWFILEFNGLSGKIPPSFFNLSSITDIAVIYNNLEGSFPSNLGVTLPSLQWFGVDYNQFSGTIPVSLSNASNLVYLATGGNQLRGGVPSLGKSHKLEQIILSNNNLGNEGASDSSFLSANNIYGPLPIGFGNLANLEGLWLNYNKFSGHIPLDLGKLGQLSGLYMSRNSFTGIVPSSFGNLSQLTELFLEDNKLQGNIPSSLAQCQNLMTLSLYSNNLSGIIPPEVLGLASSYLKLDFSQNHFTGSLPKEVGNLINLEYLDVSDNILLGEIPGTLGSCLKIEYLNMQGNSLQGPIPSSLASLRGIEELYLSNNNLEGRAPTEGVFKNATSTSMKGNIRLCGGIPEFQLPPCKVQHPKRRGLSETFKLILSLVCGILGITFALVFLYLGCLRKERKQQSTPSDSAKFLNVSYQLLLKATNGFSSANLIGAGSFGSVYKGVLDQGETTIAVKVLNLVHRGASKSFAAECEALKNLRHRNLLKVLSACSGFDYKGDDFKALVYEFMVNGSLEEWLHVPQRIELTNERPSSLMLSERLNIAIDVSMALDYLHNHCETPIVHCDLKPSNVLLDDDMVGHVGDFGLVRFLPRNSGNQSSSVGVKGTIGYAPPEYGMGNEVWTGDVYSFGILLLEMFTGKRPTDNMFQETLNLHNFVKEALPRRVGEIVDHVLVPHRIEAGSSDWVKIEASLISILEVGVACSAELPRERMAITDAMAEMCRIRNKLHGNKL